Proteins found in one Mycoplasma sp. 1578d genomic segment:
- a CDS encoding glucose-6-phosphate isomerase has translation MSLKYLNLNTENALKNASSELSFLQAKISQIHHDVKHKTVAEKEWLGWYDLPSNYGKTEVELMHQKAAQWEKSGVEVVVVIGIGGSYLGAKTGYEFIYGPYANKKPRMELLFAGNDLSASALVSKLNYVKDKKFAINVISKSGTTLEPSVAFREFRMLLEAQIKKQNLPIEEAANLIVATTDKDKGLLNELATQKGYMKLIVPDDVGGRFSVLTAVGLFPFVCAGINVEQILQGASETNEQLNSDLISQNPAYLYAALRYYLHVKQKYMVELFVSYEPKLQYFTEWWKQLFGESEGKDGKGLWPASALYSTDLHSIGQMVQDGSKILFETVVSVQDSHQNITLQQDFNDPDKLGYLNDKDLHSINNTVLQATICAHANVGNVPNLHLTIKDFSEQTLGALFIFFERAVTMSAYLLGVNPFNQPGVEVYKKNMFELLKK, from the coding sequence ATGAGCTTAAAATATTTAAATTTAAATACTGAAAATGCTTTAAAAAACGCAAGTAGTGAATTGAGTTTTTTGCAAGCAAAAATTTCACAAATTCATCATGACGTTAAACACAAAACTGTTGCAGAAAAAGAATGACTTGGTTGGTATGATTTACCAAGTAATTATGGTAAAACCGAAGTAGAACTCATGCACCAAAAGGCAGCTCAATGAGAAAAAAGCGGAGTTGAAGTTGTTGTAGTAATAGGAATTGGGGGTTCATATTTAGGAGCTAAAACCGGATATGAATTTATTTATGGTCCATATGCAAATAAAAAACCACGTATGGAGCTATTATTTGCTGGTAATGATCTTTCTGCCAGTGCATTAGTGTCTAAACTAAATTATGTTAAAGACAAAAAATTTGCAATTAATGTTATTTCCAAATCAGGAACCACTCTTGAACCTTCAGTAGCTTTTAGAGAATTTCGTATGCTACTTGAAGCACAAATTAAAAAGCAAAATCTTCCAATTGAAGAAGCTGCAAATTTAATTGTTGCTACCACTGATAAAGACAAAGGGTTGCTTAATGAACTCGCAACTCAAAAAGGGTACATGAAATTGATTGTTCCAGATGATGTTGGTGGACGTTTTTCAGTACTTACAGCTGTTGGATTATTTCCATTTGTTTGTGCCGGAATTAATGTTGAGCAAATACTCCAAGGAGCATCTGAAACTAATGAACAATTAAATAGTGATTTAATTAGCCAAAATCCAGCATATTTATATGCTGCATTGAGATATTATCTTCATGTTAAACAAAAATATATGGTGGAATTATTTGTTTCATATGAACCTAAATTACAATATTTTACCGAATGATGAAAACAATTATTTGGTGAAAGCGAAGGTAAAGACGGTAAGGGTCTTTGGCCGGCTTCGGCACTATATTCAACTGATTTACACTCAATTGGACAAATGGTGCAAGATGGAAGCAAAATTTTATTTGAAACTGTTGTTTCTGTACAAGATTCGCATCAAAACATCACATTGCAACAGGACTTTAACGACCCTGACAAACTCGGATATTTAAATGATAAAGATTTACATAGTATTAACAATACTGTTCTTCAAGCCACAATTTGTGCCCACGCAAATGTTGGAAATGTTCCAAATTTACACTTAACTATTAAAGATTTTAGTGAGCAAACTCTTGGAGCATTATTTATCTTTTTTGAACGGGCAGTCACAATGAGTGCTTACTTACTTGGGGTTAATCCATTTAATCAACCTGGTGTAGAAGTTTACAAAAAAAATATGTTTGAATTACTTAAAAAATAA
- a CDS encoding F0F1 ATP synthase subunit A gives MNNIADKLWNWNQPQLLSLVITVLIVLIFSIIAYKSIKKVKPHQAPKGAALITEMYLANLDQMIDESIEDKMPRARHYIVTLFTMLLVGNLLSLLGLEPISTSYSIPLTLCIATWLGIFVVGFIYQKLRYLKKYLNPFEAISAIAPLISLGFRLYGNLIGGGVVLFLLYSLFGHLWESLPNLSGHKWYFIAPVITPVFHFYFDVFDGLIQTYVFTILTLSYWTNEVGEEEASQPIKSKTNSFKRVKISQKLKAIY, from the coding sequence ATGAATAATATTGCTGATAAATTATGAAATTGAAATCAACCTCAATTATTATCACTCGTTATCACTGTTTTGATTGTTTTAATCTTTTCAATTATTGCTTATAAATCAATTAAAAAAGTTAAACCACATCAAGCCCCAAAAGGTGCAGCACTAATCACGGAAATGTACCTAGCAAACTTGGATCAAATGATTGATGAAAGCATTGAGGATAAAATGCCCAGAGCAAGACATTATATTGTAACTTTATTCACTATGCTTTTAGTTGGAAACCTTCTGTCACTGTTAGGACTAGAGCCAATTTCAACATCATATTCAATTCCCTTAACATTATGTATTGCGACATGATTAGGAATTTTTGTAGTTGGTTTTATTTACCAAAAACTCAGATATTTAAAAAAATATCTTAATCCATTTGAAGCAATTAGTGCCATAGCTCCACTAATTTCACTTGGATTTCGTTTATATGGAAACTTAATTGGTGGTGGAGTAGTCTTATTTTTACTTTATTCACTCTTTGGTCATTTATGAGAATCGCTACCAAATTTAAGTGGTCATAAATGATATTTCATTGCTCCAGTGATTACACCAGTATTTCATTTTTATTTTGATGTTTTCGATGGATTAATTCAAACGTATGTGTTCACAATTTTAACTTTAAGTTATTGAACAAATGAGGTTGGTGAAGAAGAAGCTTCACAACCAATTAAAAGCAAAACAAATAGTTTTAAACGTGTTAAAATTAGCCAAAAATTAAAGGCAATTTATTAA
- the atpE gene encoding ATP synthase F0 subunit C, producing the protein MLSNITKLLQEATQAVANTANNAATSATQVVKETATNVAQNAQSSGLGSIEAGLVAIGAGIAMIGAFGSAIGQGFAGGKTIEAISRNPEAESKVRKMFIISAGITESAAIYCLVISFLIFFVGRR; encoded by the coding sequence ATGTTATCAAACATTACAAAACTTTTACAAGAAGCTACCCAAGCTGTTGCTAATACAGCTAACAATGCCGCTACTAGTGCAACTCAAGTAGTGAAAGAAACTGCAACAAATGTGGCCCAAAATGCTCAAAGCTCTGGACTTGGTTCGATTGAAGCTGGTCTTGTAGCTATTGGTGCAGGAATTGCTATGATTGGTGCATTTGGTTCAGCGATTGGGCAAGGATTTGCTGGAGGAAAAACTATTGAAGCAATTTCAAGAAACCCTGAAGCTGAATCTAAAGTTCGTAAAATGTTTATTATTTCTGCTGGGATTACCGAGTCAGCTGCTATTTATTGTTTAGTTATTTCATTCTTAATTTTCTTCGTTGGAAGAAGATAA
- a CDS encoding ATP synthase F0 subunit B: protein MIQNTVKLLAENNSFDKPSSLQQGIAEKFEAIFPSIPLMIATIIAFIAISIIIYVFLRKPLQEMLKKRKEFIQSNIDESIKFKEDMIEKLNQANENLENSNKQAEVIINRAKLKAEQIVVTYIAKAKNDSKQLIEEAHLDITKQQKEFEQNSREIVAQTAKQLAEKILQKEISQSTQEEIIEAFLQDDNLKGFE, encoded by the coding sequence ATGATTCAAAACACAGTTAAATTATTAGCTGAAAATAATTCATTTGATAAACCTAGTTCACTTCAACAAGGAATTGCAGAGAAATTTGAAGCAATTTTTCCAAGCATCCCCTTAATGATTGCAACAATTATTGCATTCATTGCAATTTCAATTATTATTTACGTTTTTTTACGTAAGCCACTTCAAGAAATGCTTAAAAAACGGAAAGAATTTATTCAAAGTAATATTGATGAATCTATTAAATTCAAAGAAGACATGATCGAAAAACTCAATCAAGCCAATGAGAATTTAGAAAATTCAAACAAACAAGCTGAAGTTATTATTAACCGTGCCAAGCTCAAAGCCGAACAAATTGTAGTTACTTATATTGCTAAAGCTAAAAACGATTCTAAACAATTAATCGAAGAAGCTCATTTAGATATTACTAAACAACAAAAAGAATTTGAACAAAATTCCCGTGAAATTGTGGCTCAAACTGCAAAACAATTAGCTGAAAAAATTCTACAAAAAGAAATTTCCCAATCCACTCAAGAAGAAATTATTGAAGCTTTTTTACAAGATGATAATCTTAAAGGGTTTGAATAA
- the atpH gene encoding ATP synthase F1 subunit delta, with the protein MLDKSTVKGYVIAIFELVKESNKTNLIHKQMNKLLNIIKANPELIPFLNNDLISKDDKLSLIDQILVDFDQLIINSVKVIIERKSVNKLKKIITHYLKLSNQALNISFVKVITAKLLSHDYLAKIQAKLEKQYNKTFELKHVVDPSLISGFKIVFDSKIIQSNYQNDLNELIGAITSHKPKGDK; encoded by the coding sequence ATGCTTGATAAATCTACTGTTAAAGGATATGTAATTGCTATTTTTGAATTAGTCAAAGAATCAAATAAAACAAACTTAATTCACAAGCAAATGAATAAGCTTTTAAATATTATTAAGGCTAATCCAGAATTAATTCCTTTTTTAAATAATGATTTGATTTCTAAAGATGATAAGCTCTCTTTAATTGATCAAATTCTGGTCGACTTTGATCAATTAATTATTAATAGTGTCAAAGTGATCATTGAGCGTAAAAGCGTGAACAAATTAAAAAAAATCATCACTCATTATTTAAAATTATCTAATCAAGCTTTAAACATTTCTTTTGTGAAAGTAATTACAGCTAAACTGCTTTCACACGATTACTTAGCCAAAATTCAAGCTAAACTTGAAAAGCAATATAATAAAACTTTTGAACTCAAACACGTTGTAGATCCTTCACTAATTTCAGGGTTTAAAATTGTTTTTGATAGCAAAATTATTCAAAGTAATTATCAAAATGATTTAAATGAACTCATTGGAGCTATAACTTCACACAAACCCAAAGGAGATAAATAA
- the atpA gene encoding F0F1 ATP synthase subunit alpha → MAIKLDDISVIIKDRIKNYDLKIDQSEIGKVVSIGDGIALVSGIEKVMNSEIVVFENGVYGLALNLEEEVVGIALFGDANSVSEGDVVRRTNKVISVEVGDELLGRVVNALGQPIDGKGEIKVSKTREIFKVASGVMSRKEVNQPLETGIIAIDSMIPIGKGQRELIIGDRQTGKTAIAIDTIINQKGKDVYCVYVAIGQKNSTVAQIVKKLADSEALEYTTIVVAGASELAPQQYIAPYTGVTIAEEWMSKGKDVLIVYDDLSKHATAYRTLSLLLRRPPGREAYPGDVFYLHSQLLERAARLNMHYGGGSITALPIIETQQGDISAYIPTNVISITDGQIFTREALFNSGQRPAVDVGFSVSRVGSAAQNKAMKSVVGSLKLELAQYNEMLAFAQFGSDLDDSTKTILDHGGKVYELLKQEQYHPISQAAQAIILVGVKERIINPLPKSKIHEYRDLVLKEIENNKLLNITYKEIVDSTVISSENYEIITKALVKIVQDIIKTIPNYDPKMYKPIPSKFLN, encoded by the coding sequence ATGGCAATCAAACTTGATGATATTTCAGTGATTATTAAGGATCGTATTAAAAATTATGATCTTAAAATTGATCAATCTGAAATTGGAAAAGTTGTTTCAATTGGTGATGGAATTGCTCTTGTTTCAGGAATCGAAAAAGTCATGAACTCAGAAATTGTTGTTTTTGAAAATGGAGTTTATGGACTGGCTTTAAACCTTGAAGAAGAAGTAGTGGGAATTGCTTTATTTGGAGATGCTAACTCAGTTTCTGAAGGTGATGTAGTTCGTCGCACTAATAAAGTTATTTCAGTGGAAGTAGGAGATGAATTACTCGGTAGAGTTGTTAATGCCCTTGGACAACCAATTGACGGTAAAGGTGAAATTAAAGTAAGCAAAACCAGAGAAATTTTCAAAGTAGCTAGTGGAGTTATGTCTCGAAAAGAAGTTAATCAACCACTAGAAACTGGAATCATTGCAATTGATTCAATGATTCCAATTGGAAAAGGTCAAAGAGAGCTTATTATTGGTGATCGTCAAACTGGGAAAACCGCTATTGCAATTGATACTATTATTAACCAAAAAGGAAAAGATGTGTATTGTGTGTATGTAGCGATTGGACAAAAAAATTCAACAGTAGCACAAATTGTAAAGAAACTAGCCGATTCAGAGGCTCTTGAATATACCACCATTGTTGTTGCTGGAGCTAGTGAATTAGCACCACAACAATATATTGCTCCGTACACTGGAGTTACCATTGCTGAAGAATGAATGTCAAAAGGAAAAGATGTGCTCATTGTCTATGATGATTTATCAAAACACGCTACAGCATATCGTACTCTCTCCCTTTTACTTAGAAGACCACCAGGACGTGAAGCGTATCCAGGGGATGTATTCTACTTACACTCACAATTACTCGAACGTGCTGCTCGTTTAAATATGCATTATGGTGGTGGTTCAATCACTGCCCTTCCAATCATTGAAACCCAGCAAGGTGATATTTCAGCTTACATTCCAACCAATGTTATTTCGATTACTGATGGACAAATTTTTACTCGTGAAGCATTATTTAACTCAGGTCAAAGACCGGCAGTAGATGTAGGTTTTAGTGTTTCTCGTGTAGGTTCAGCTGCTCAAAATAAAGCTATGAAAAGTGTGGTTGGTTCGCTCAAATTAGAATTAGCTCAATATAATGAAATGCTCGCATTTGCTCAATTTGGTTCAGATCTCGATGATTCAACAAAAACCATTTTAGATCATGGTGGTAAAGTATATGAATTACTCAAGCAAGAGCAATATCATCCAATTTCACAAGCTGCTCAAGCGATTATTTTAGTCGGAGTTAAAGAACGGATTATCAATCCACTTCCAAAAAGCAAAATTCACGAATATCGCGATTTAGTGCTTAAAGAAATTGAAAACAACAAACTACTTAACATAACTTATAAAGAAATAGTCGATTCAACAGTCATTTCATCAGAAAACTATGAAATTATCACTAAAGCATTAGTAAAAATAGTTCAAGACATTATCAAAACTATCCCAAATTACGATCCAAAAATGTACAAACCAATTCCAAGTAAATTTTTAAACTAA
- the atpG gene encoding ATP synthase F1 subunit gamma: protein MSNLNALKNRISVVGNTKKITKAMQLVATAKLQKSKKDLENIRNYRNLLEDTFNELMKNVSLKELNAIFPLHSETSKKLFIIISSDLGLCGSYNSNIYTQINQHLTSEDLVIFVGAKGYLYTHSLVKDKNIVQKYFAYGDNFNYALADSISKDALELFFAGKIKTINVIYTEFVNNIIQEAQTIQLFPFVVQGSESSLKANVEFYPNAETILKNSIPLFISSMIYSFGNISKISEMASRRNAMENATENANELIKELGLEFNRKRQSLITQEITEIVSGADATQN from the coding sequence ATGTCAAATCTAAACGCACTTAAAAATCGTATTTCAGTAGTTGGTAATACTAAAAAAATCACTAAAGCAATGCAATTAGTGGCTACTGCAAAATTACAAAAATCGAAAAAAGATTTAGAAAATATTAGAAATTATAGAAATTTACTCGAAGACACATTTAACGAGCTCATGAAGAATGTTTCACTTAAGGAATTAAACGCAATTTTTCCATTACATAGTGAAACATCAAAAAAATTATTCATTATTATTTCATCAGATTTAGGACTTTGTGGTTCGTATAATTCGAATATTTATACTCAAATTAATCAACATTTAACCAGCGAAGATTTAGTTATTTTTGTCGGAGCTAAAGGCTACTTATACACACATTCTTTGGTCAAAGACAAAAACATTGTGCAAAAATACTTTGCTTATGGGGATAATTTTAACTATGCTCTGGCTGATTCGATTAGCAAGGATGCACTTGAGCTATTTTTTGCTGGGAAAATCAAGACTATTAATGTTATTTATACTGAATTTGTTAATAATATTATTCAAGAAGCACAAACTATTCAATTATTCCCATTTGTAGTGCAAGGAAGCGAATCTTCACTTAAAGCTAATGTTGAATTTTATCCAAATGCTGAAACCATTTTAAAAAACTCAATTCCACTTTTTATTAGTAGTATGATTTATTCGTTTGGAAATATTTCCAAAATTTCAGAAATGGCCTCAAGACGCAATGCCATGGAAAATGCTACTGAAAACGCTAATGAATTAATCAAAGAATTAGGATTAGAATTTAATAGAAAACGTCAAAGTTTAATTACTCAAGAAATTACTGAGATTGTATCTGGAGCAGATGCGACTCAAAATTAA
- the atpD gene encoding F0F1 ATP synthase subunit beta — translation MSKNKGVIVQILGPVVDVRFTNGELPKLLNALIVEKGNQLFTLEVAQHIGDDTVRTISMVSTNGLQRGMEVLDTGNAISVPVGNDVLGRMFDVLGNPIDDQEINKDVERAPIHALAPSYEEQKNSSEILETGIKVIDLLIPYAKGGKIGLFGGAGVGKTVLVQELINNIATEHNGLSVFAGVGERTREGNDLYYEMKAAGVLDKTALVFGQMNEPPGARMRVALTGLTMAEYFRDVQNQDVLLFIDNIFRFTQAGSEVSALLGRMPSAVGYQPTLSTEMGQLQERITSTRRGSITSVQAVYVPADDLTDPAPATTFTHLDAKTVLDRGIASLGIYPAIDPLESSSRLLDPLIVGIEHYQVAQEVVNILQRFKELQDIIAILGMGELSEEDKKIVARARRIRNFLSQPFTVAEKFSGIKGQYVPLKETIRSFKLILAGKFDEYPEELFRYAGSIDDVIQRNEKRLNNG, via the coding sequence ATGTCAAAAAACAAAGGTGTTATTGTACAGATCTTAGGTCCAGTTGTTGATGTACGCTTTACTAATGGTGAACTCCCAAAACTTTTAAATGCTTTAATTGTAGAGAAAGGTAATCAATTATTTACATTAGAAGTAGCTCAACATATTGGTGATGATACCGTTAGAACCATTTCAATGGTCTCAACTAATGGTCTTCAACGTGGAATGGAAGTACTTGATACTGGGAATGCTATTTCAGTTCCAGTTGGGAATGATGTTTTAGGGAGAATGTTTGACGTTTTAGGAAATCCGATCGATGATCAAGAAATTAACAAAGATGTTGAACGTGCTCCAATTCATGCTCTAGCTCCTTCATATGAAGAGCAAAAAAACTCAAGTGAAATTCTTGAAACAGGAATTAAAGTTATCGATCTATTAATTCCATATGCTAAAGGTGGAAAAATCGGACTCTTTGGTGGAGCTGGGGTTGGAAAAACAGTTCTAGTACAAGAGTTAATTAATAACATTGCCACTGAGCATAATGGACTTTCAGTGTTTGCTGGAGTTGGTGAGCGTACTCGTGAAGGGAATGACTTGTACTATGAAATGAAAGCGGCAGGTGTTTTGGATAAAACAGCTCTAGTTTTTGGACAAATGAATGAACCCCCAGGAGCCAGAATGCGTGTCGCCTTAACCGGACTAACTATGGCTGAATATTTTAGAGATGTTCAAAATCAAGACGTGCTTTTATTTATTGATAACATTTTCAGATTTACTCAAGCTGGTTCAGAAGTTTCTGCACTTTTAGGTAGAATGCCTTCGGCTGTTGGATACCAACCAACTCTTTCCACTGAAATGGGACAATTACAAGAACGAATCACTTCAACAAGAAGAGGGTCAATTACTTCAGTGCAAGCTGTTTATGTTCCTGCTGATGATTTAACTGACCCAGCCCCAGCAACTACTTTTACTCACTTAGATGCTAAAACCGTGCTTGATCGTGGAATTGCTTCACTTGGGATTTATCCAGCTATTGACCCGCTTGAATCTTCTTCTAGACTTCTTGATCCATTAATTGTGGGAATTGAGCATTATCAAGTTGCTCAAGAAGTGGTTAACATTTTACAACGTTTTAAAGAACTTCAAGATATTATTGCCATCCTTGGGATGGGAGAGCTTTCTGAAGAAGATAAGAAAATTGTGGCTCGTGCTCGGAGAATTAGAAACTTCTTATCACAACCATTTACTGTTGCTGAGAAATTCTCAGGAATTAAGGGACAATATGTTCCACTCAAAGAAACTATTCGTAGTTTTAAACTTATTTTAGCAGGAAAATTTGACGAATATCCCGAAGAATTGTTCAGATATGCCGGAAGCATTGATGATGTAATCCAAAGAAATGAAAAAAGATTAAATAATGGCTAG
- the atpC gene encoding ATP synthase F1 subunit epsilon yields MASKTYLTITTPNKIFFSGETEIVTLKIADGYIGIMPNITPIFSSIETGKLTIGYSNNPNSINCYIGSGLIYADKEKVNIITDDIIKADEIDLERAKKDLALYEEAIQKAKQTSSADTQKFEVKLKKAINRIDIYNQYHK; encoded by the coding sequence ATGGCTAGTAAAACTTATTTAACAATCACTACTCCTAATAAAATTTTCTTTAGTGGCGAAACTGAAATTGTGACCTTAAAAATTGCTGACGGTTATATCGGTATTATGCCTAATATTACTCCTATTTTCTCAAGTATTGAAACTGGGAAATTAACCATTGGATATTCAAATAACCCTAATTCAATTAATTGTTATATTGGAAGTGGCTTAATTTATGCCGATAAAGAAAAAGTTAATATTATCACTGATGACATTATCAAAGCTGATGAAATTGATCTAGAACGTGCTAAAAAAGATTTAGCACTATATGAAGAGGCAATTCAAAAAGCCAAACAAACATCTTCAGCTGATACTCAAAAATTTGAAGTTAAGCTTAAAAAAGCAATTAACCGCATTGATATTTATAACCAATATCACAAATAA
- a CDS encoding DUF4231 domain-containing protein: protein MNAIQIHEKIKRENYLKLLISGFFYYTLNIISIGLVFYIGIIGVIFISSVNDQYQSGTNPYKMMFPNLTKGANYILLTSIINAVISLISGLLSFFVINDYYKKQKSIREKLQLEYLLYLDKVSFYKELSGKEREYLFYKRICFLAKKDKYDRESLINKEVKHEQKRN, encoded by the coding sequence ATGAACGCAATTCAAATTCATGAAAAGATCAAGCGAGAAAATTATCTTAAATTACTTATTTCAGGTTTTTTCTACTATACACTTAATATTATTTCTATAGGTTTGGTGTTTTACATTGGGATAATTGGGGTTATTTTTATTTCTTCAGTTAATGATCAATATCAAAGCGGAACGAATCCTTACAAAATGATGTTTCCTAATCTAACCAAAGGAGCTAATTATATTTTACTCACTAGCATTATTAATGCCGTAATTTCACTAATTTCGGGATTATTATCGTTTTTTGTTATTAATGATTATTACAAAAAACAAAAATCAATTCGTGAAAAGCTTCAGCTCGAATATTTATTATATTTAGATAAAGTTTCCTTTTACAAAGAATTATCAGGCAAAGAACGTGAATATTTGTTTTATAAGCGAATCTGTTTTTTAGCTAAAAAAGACAAATATGATCGCGAATCTTTAATCAATAAAGAGGTTAAACATGAACAAAAAAGAAATTAA
- a CDS encoding HAD family hydrolase gives MTKNKWAIFSDVDGTIYSFPDKKLTAGNLEKIHELKEKDIPFILNTGNPPYKKIQNLADQTHAPYIVSSNGALVYDNINKKTIFIEKMPLEEVEKIWAIADEINAMLYYFGTDQYYVKNMTKKWFDFLVDFTEYNEFQTHGKIVPDIHKIEVYGEPEDIERFYNIAMKRNINLNIINLKTHIEITKYGISKATGMAWVCKNVLNMDVQDAMAIGDSPNDISMLEVSNYSYAMDNADDLTKKSAKFYTSDVEQSGLAEAIDDYLYRTDFELKRFVSQKGKK, from the coding sequence ATGACAAAGAACAAGTGAGCCATTTTTAGTGATGTTGACGGAACAATTTATTCGTTTCCTGATAAAAAATTAACTGCAGGTAATCTAGAAAAAATCCACGAATTAAAAGAAAAAGATATCCCATTCATTTTGAATACTGGGAATCCCCCATACAAAAAAATCCAAAATTTAGCCGATCAAACCCATGCACCTTACATTGTCTCTTCAAATGGAGCTTTAGTGTATGATAACATTAACAAAAAAACCATTTTTATTGAAAAAATGCCTCTTGAAGAGGTAGAAAAAATCTGAGCTATTGCTGATGAAATCAATGCCATGCTTTATTATTTTGGAACTGATCAATATTATGTTAAAAATATGACTAAAAAATGATTTGATTTTTTAGTTGATTTTACCGAATATAATGAATTTCAAACTCATGGAAAAATTGTTCCAGATATTCATAAAATTGAAGTATATGGAGAACCTGAAGATATTGAACGTTTCTACAATATTGCTATGAAACGTAATATTAATCTTAATATTATCAATTTAAAAACACACATTGAAATTACCAAATACGGAATTTCAAAAGCCACTGGAATGGCCTGAGTGTGCAAAAATGTTCTCAATATGGATGTTCAAGATGCTATGGCTATTGGAGATTCTCCAAATGATATTTCAATGCTTGAGGTTTCAAATTATTCATATGCAATGGATAATGCTGATGATTTAACTAAAAAAAGTGCTAAATTTTATACATCAGATGTAGAACAAAGTGGATTAGCTGAAGCTATTGATGACTACTTATATCGAACTGATTTTGAATTAAAACGTTTCGTTTCACAAAAAGGAAAAAAATAA
- the thiI gene encoding tRNA uracil 4-sulfurtransferase ThiI yields MFSKILIRYGELVLKKKNRKQFTDQLSVNIHKITGQKPQVEFDRMYLEYSQESIEKLKYVFGISSYSPVVLVPSELEKFKEVALSLVKPQTQTFKIAARRNYKQFEYSSDQINHELGSYILKNTNLKVNVHTPDQTIYVEVRSKATYIFSEYFTGLGGLPTGSSGKGLHLISGGFDSPVAAYLMMKRGVELEFLSFLTPPQTDQKTKDKILNLVSVLSRFQGQSILHFADYSKIMNYISLVSKEAYKINLMRRSFYRIADQLVKSKKLLCLSNGENLGQVASQTIESLNVIGSVAQTVILRPLIAYDKNQIIELAKKIQTHDISIIKANETCELFAPKAPVTRPLIQVASQLEAELSMMDQLEKQLLENGIETLKISPKYN; encoded by the coding sequence ATGTTTAGTAAAATTTTAATTCGTTATGGAGAATTAGTACTAAAAAAGAAAAATCGTAAACAATTCACCGATCAATTAAGTGTTAATATTCATAAGATTACCGGACAAAAACCACAAGTAGAATTTGATCGTATGTATTTAGAATACTCGCAAGAATCAATCGAAAAACTCAAATATGTTTTTGGAATCAGTTCATATTCACCTGTTGTATTGGTTCCAAGTGAACTAGAAAAATTTAAAGAAGTTGCTTTGTCTTTAGTTAAACCACAAACTCAAACATTTAAAATAGCCGCCCGTCGTAATTACAAACAATTTGAATATAGTTCAGATCAAATAAACCATGAATTGGGTTCATATATTCTAAAAAACACTAATCTCAAAGTTAATGTTCATACACCCGATCAAACCATTTACGTTGAAGTTCGAAGCAAAGCAACATATATTTTTAGTGAATATTTTACTGGTTTAGGTGGTTTACCAACTGGAAGTAGTGGTAAAGGACTTCACTTAATTAGTGGCGGCTTTGATTCGCCAGTAGCAGCATATTTAATGATGAAACGCGGAGTTGAATTAGAATTTTTATCATTTCTTACCCCACCACAAACTGACCAAAAAACTAAAGATAAAATCTTGAATTTAGTGAGCGTTTTATCACGCTTTCAAGGACAAAGTATATTGCATTTTGCCGATTATTCTAAAATAATGAATTATATTTCCTTAGTTTCTAAAGAAGCTTATAAAATTAATCTTATGCGTCGTAGTTTTTATCGCATCGCTGACCAGTTAGTAAAATCTAAAAAACTTTTATGTCTCTCTAATGGTGAAAATTTAGGACAAGTCGCTTCGCAAACAATCGAATCGCTAAATGTGATTGGAAGTGTTGCTCAAACAGTGATTTTAAGACCTTTAATTGCTTATGATAAGAATCAAATTATTGAATTAGCCAAAAAAATTCAAACTCATGATATTTCTATTATTAAGGCCAATGAAACCTGTGAATTATTTGCACCTAAAGCTCCAGTCACTCGCCCTTTAATTCAAGTAGCCAGTCAACTTGAAGCTGAATTATCAATGATGGATCAATTGGAAAAACAATTGCTTGAAAATGGAATTGAAACACTTAAAATTTCACCTAAATATAATTAA